One region of Mycolicibacterium rhodesiae NBB3 genomic DNA includes:
- a CDS encoding DUF6049 family protein has translation MSPAGARLLLAIAVLALFAIPMALPRAAAGEPGTTPFLSVRVDNVSPEVVTTTSQPIVTVTGTVQNVGDRPVRDVMVRLEDAAAVTSSAGLRTNLTGNVDQFEPVAQFITLAPELARGSAVPFKLSYPLRSTKDPSLGIEKPGVYPVMVNVNGTPDYGEPARLDDARFLLPVLGVPPDPSVDTEDALTAVVPPDTSKPVGLSLLWPIGDRPRLAAGAPGGTTPVRLIDDDLATSLASGGRLDTLLSAIEFATGPQVDPQGHVRLATCLAVDPDLLVTVNAMTGGYVVNDGPDAGPGTPTHPGAGQDDAVAWLNRLRALAQRMCVASTTYAQADLDALQRVGDAGLSSIAVTTAGDIVDQILGVASVRGASLIGDGPLTGPAVKLLSALGPQPDARGGKTVAIDAAEVSAASQADGGPATQGAADLSPVRYTPNVVASPFDPAVGAALAAAGSEPVSPSYLDPTLNVPLQHASDVARRQDAVGALMWRALQPGIEPRTEILVPPMAWSPQPADAQAILTATATMINAGMARPRPLTQVIAEGDAVPPQDVTPLPERDVGDPRGRFDDAVVSGISAVTGRLWGLTAALTTDERTGLTGYGYTAPLREDSLRALSQSVPPDARNGLAQQRLTTVSHTVDDLFNAVTIVNPGGSYTLATERSPLPLALRNNLPVPIRVKLDVDAPPGMSVTDMGEIVLPPGFLPLKVPIEVHFTQRVAVDVALRTADGLPLGEPVRLSVHSNAYGKVLFFITLTGGVILALLVGRRLWHRFRGQPDRADLDRPDPLEVAMRFDDDSEEAPLTRTPGPRSTRADE, from the coding sequence ATGTCCCCGGCAGGCGCGCGACTCCTCCTGGCGATCGCAGTGTTGGCACTGTTCGCCATCCCGATGGCGCTCCCCCGCGCCGCCGCCGGAGAGCCCGGCACGACACCGTTTCTGTCGGTACGCGTCGACAACGTCAGCCCTGAGGTCGTGACCACGACCAGCCAACCGATCGTCACCGTCACCGGCACCGTGCAGAACGTCGGCGATCGCCCCGTGCGCGACGTGATGGTGCGCCTCGAGGACGCCGCGGCGGTCACGTCGTCGGCGGGGTTGCGAACCAACCTCACAGGCAATGTCGACCAGTTCGAGCCGGTTGCTCAATTCATCACTCTCGCACCGGAATTGGCGCGCGGAAGCGCTGTGCCCTTCAAGCTATCCTATCCGCTGCGGTCGACGAAGGACCCATCGCTCGGCATTGAGAAACCCGGTGTCTATCCGGTCATGGTCAACGTCAACGGCACGCCCGATTACGGCGAGCCCGCACGCCTCGACGACGCCCGGTTCCTGCTCCCCGTTCTGGGCGTGCCACCCGATCCGAGCGTCGACACCGAAGACGCGCTCACCGCCGTGGTTCCGCCCGACACGTCGAAACCCGTCGGCCTGAGCCTGTTGTGGCCCATTGGCGACCGCCCCCGGCTCGCGGCGGGCGCACCGGGTGGCACCACCCCGGTCAGGCTCATCGACGACGACCTCGCGACCTCGCTGGCATCCGGCGGGCGCCTGGACACCCTGCTATCGGCGATCGAATTCGCGACCGGCCCGCAGGTCGATCCCCAGGGTCACGTCCGCCTCGCGACCTGTCTGGCCGTCGACCCCGACCTGCTCGTCACCGTCAACGCGATGACCGGAGGTTACGTCGTCAACGACGGTCCCGACGCCGGACCCGGCACGCCGACGCACCCGGGTGCCGGACAGGACGACGCGGTGGCGTGGCTCAACCGGTTGAGGGCACTCGCCCAACGGATGTGCGTCGCATCGACCACCTACGCGCAGGCCGATCTCGACGCGCTGCAACGCGTCGGGGACGCTGGCCTGTCCAGCATCGCCGTCACAACCGCCGGCGACATCGTCGACCAGATTCTCGGGGTCGCGTCGGTTCGCGGCGCCAGTCTGATCGGCGACGGTCCGCTCACCGGTCCCGCGGTGAAGCTGCTGTCCGCGCTGGGCCCACAACCGGACGCTCGGGGAGGGAAGACCGTCGCGATCGACGCCGCGGAGGTCTCGGCCGCCTCGCAAGCCGACGGTGGGCCCGCGACGCAGGGCGCGGCGGACCTCTCACCGGTGCGTTACACCCCCAACGTGGTCGCCTCACCATTCGACCCCGCGGTCGGCGCCGCGCTGGCCGCTGCCGGCTCCGAACCGGTGTCGCCGTCGTACCTCGACCCCACCCTGAACGTCCCCCTGCAGCACGCGTCCGATGTGGCGCGACGGCAGGACGCGGTGGGGGCACTGATGTGGCGCGCGTTGCAGCCTGGCATCGAACCGCGCACCGAGATCCTCGTGCCACCGATGGCGTGGAGTCCCCAACCTGCCGACGCCCAGGCGATTCTCACCGCGACGGCGACGATGATCAACGCCGGGATGGCGCGGCCGCGGCCGCTGACCCAGGTCATCGCCGAAGGCGACGCGGTACCGCCGCAGGATGTGACGCCGCTGCCCGAACGCGACGTCGGGGATCCGCGCGGGCGGTTCGACGACGCCGTCGTCTCCGGCATCTCTGCGGTGACGGGACGGCTGTGGGGACTGACCGCGGCATTGACGACCGACGAACGCACGGGCCTCACCGGGTACGGGTACACCGCCCCGCTGCGTGAGGATTCGCTGCGCGCCCTGAGCCAGTCGGTTCCTCCAGATGCCCGCAACGGCCTTGCGCAGCAACGACTCACGACGGTGAGCCACACTGTCGACGATCTCTTCAACGCGGTCACCATCGTGAACCCCGGCGGCTCGTACACCCTGGCGACCGAACGCAGCCCGCTGCCGCTCGCCCTGCGCAACAACCTTCCGGTGCCCATCCGGGTGAAGCTGGACGTCGACGCCCCGCCAGGCATGTCGGTCACCGACATGGGCGAGATCGTGCTGCCGCCCGGTTTCCTTCCCCTCAAGGTGCCGATCGAGGTGCACTTCACCCAACGCGTCGCAGTCGACGTGGCATTGCGCACCGCCGATGGACTTCCGCTCGGCGAACCGGTCCGGTTGTCCGTGCACTCCAACGCCTACGGCAAGGTGCTGTTCTTCATCACGCTGACCGGCGGGGTGATCCTCGCGCTGCTCGTCGGCAGGCGGCTGTGGCATCGATTCCGGGGCCAGCCCGACCGCGCCGACCTCGACCGCCCGGATCCCCTCGAAGTCGCGATGCGTTTCG